TAGTACGGCGGCGGGCCGGACTCCAGCTCCTTGTCGGAGATCGGCAGGTGCAGCCGGTCCCGGAAGCGCTTGAGGTCGTCGACCGTCAGCTTCTTCATCTGGTGCGTGGCGTTGCGGCCCTCGAAGTTGGGGCCCAGCGTCCAGCCCTTGATCGTCTTGGCCAGGATGACCGTCGGCTGGCCCTTGTGCTCCTGGGCCGCCTTGAACGCCGCGTAGATCTTGCGGTGGTCGTGACCGCCGCGGCCCAGGTGCAGGATCTGGTCGTCGGTCATGTTCTCGACCATCGCGCGCAGCCGGTGGTCGTCGCCGAAGAAGTGCTCCCGGATGTAGGCGCCCGACTCCGTGGCGTACGTCTGGAACTGGCCGTCCGGGGTCGTGTTCATCTTGTTGACGAGGATGCCGTCCCGGTCCTGCGCGAGCAGCGGGTCCCAGGTGCGGTCCCAGATCAGCTTGATCACGTTCCAGCCGGCGCCCCGGAAGATCGACTCCAGCTCCTGGATGATCTTGCCGTTGCCGCGCACCGGGCCGTCCAGCCGCTGCAGGTTGCAGTTGACGACGAAGGTCAGGTTGTCCAGGCCCTCCCGGGCCGCGATGGACAGCTGGCCGAGCGACTCCGGCTCGTCCATCTCGCCGTCGCCGAGGAACGCCCACACATGCGACCTGGAGGTGTCGGCGATGCCGCGCGCCTGCATGTAGCGGTTCATCCGCGCCTGGTAGATCGCGCCGAGCGGGCCGAGGCCCATGGAGACGGTCGGGAACTCCCAGAAGTCCGGCATCGAGCGCGGGTGCGGGTAGCTGGACAGGCCGTTGGGGTGCTTCGACTTCTCCTGGCGGAAGCCGTCGAGCTGGTCCGCGGTGAGCCGGTCGAGCAGGTACGCCCGGGCGTAGATGCCCGGGGAGGCGTGGCCCTGGAAGAAGACCTGGTCGCCGCCGTCGCCCTGGTCCTTGCCGCGGAAGAAGTGGTTGAAGCCGACGTCGTACAGCGAGGCCGAGGAGGCGAAGGTGGCGATGTGGCCGCCGACGCCGATGCCGGGGCGCTGGGCGCGCGAGACCATCACGGCCGCGTTCCAGCGGGTCGCGTTCAGGATCTTGCGCTCGATCTCCTCGTTGCCCGGGAAGAACGGCTCACTCTTGGTGGGGATCGTGTTGACGTAGTCCGTGCTGCGCATCTCGGGTACGGCCACGCGCCGCTCGCGGGCCCGCTCGATCAGCCGGAGCATGAGGTAGCGGGCCCTCTCCCGGCCGCGCTCGTCCACGGCGGCGTCCAGGGAGTCGAGCCACTCCTGGGTTTCCTCGGGATCGAAGTCAGGAACCTGACTCGGAAGGCCGCCAATGATGATCGGGTTGCGATCGGATCCGGAAGCCACGCTGTTCCTTACCTGTCAGAGGGCCAGTTACTGCACCTGCCTACACCGTTCCCCATCGTGTACCTCGGGACGGCGTACGTCATCTCCTTGTCGCCTCCAGGGCGCCTGCACCGGTCAAAACGCAACGATACGCCCGGGGTATGACATGCTTGGCAAACTTGTTCGGGGGGCGGATCGCCGGATGATTCCGAAGGGTGCAAACCGGGCACATCGGTGTGATGTGGCTCGCTCGGAATCGGGGTACGGTGCCAGAAGTTGCGACGACACGGCCCGGATCGTCACCGTTTCGGCGGTCCCGAGGGCCGGGTACTTGCGCGATCCGTCCCGCCCGTGTGGACTACGGCCAATGCTTCGCGCACGCGCGTGGCTGAGATACTCACCAAAACATGATCAGGAGGCAACCCGTGAGCGCGACCGCGGACCACGCGGAGGAGCGGACGAACCCTGCCGCCAGGCTGGGGTTCCAGCCCGGGCAGGTGGTCCAGGAGATCGGCTACGACGACGACGTCGATCAGGAGTTCCGCGAGGCCATCGAGGAGGCCATTGAAGGCGACCTCATGGACGAGGACTACGACGACGTGGCCGACGCCGTTGTGCTGTGGTTCCGTGACGACGACGGCGACCTGACGGATGCGCTGGTGGATGGCACCACGTACATCGAAGAGGGCGGCGCGATCCTCCTCCTCACGCCGAAGACCGGCCGTGCGGGGTATGTGGAGCCGAGCGACATCCAGGACGCCGCGAAGACGGCCGGTCTGACGGCCGCCAAGAGCGTCAGTGTGGGCAAGGACTGGAGCGGGTCGCGACTGGCGACCCCGAAGGCGACCAAGCCCAAGAAGTGACCTGAGGTCACCACCGGACGGGCTGGATTTCGCCCCGGCCCGTCCGGAAGGCCCCGGTGATCGCTGCGTAGGGTGGAACCGAGCGCTTGCCGCGCTCACCCGAACAGCCCACCGAAGGGATGCACGACGATGGCGATCCAGGTCGGCGACAAGGCGCCCGACTTCGAGCTCAAGGACAACCACGGCAAGACCGTGAAGCTCTCGGACTTCCGCGGCGAGAAGAACGTGGTCCTGCTCTTCTACCCCTTCGCCTTCACCGGTGTGTGCACCGGTGAGCTGTGCGAGCTGCGCGACAACCTGCCGAAGTTCGCGGACCGCGAGACCCAGGTGCTCGCCGTCTCCAACGACTCCATCCACACCCTGCGCGTCTTCGCCGAGCAGGAGGGCCTGGAATACCCGCTGCTCAGCGACTTCTGGCCGCACGGCAACGTCTCGCGCGCGTACGGCGTCTTCGACGAGGACAAGGGATGTGCCGTCCGGGGCACCTTCGTCGTCGACAAGGAAGGCGTGGTGCGGTGGACCGTGATCAACGGCCTGCCGGACGCGCGCGACCTGAACGACTACGTGAAGGCGCTCGACACCCTGTAGGCCGACCGTGGCCGACACCTGTGATTCTTCGAGTCCGGGGTCTGCGGGGGGCGGGAACCCGTCACTAGGATCGGCACGTTGATCCCATATCCGAAGCACGACGGGGCTCCCCGCCCCTGGACATCACATGGAGGACTCGTGGGAGTCAGCCTCAGCAAGGGCGGCAACGTATCGCTGACGAAGGAGGCCCCGGGCCTGACCGCGGTCCTCGTCGGTCTGGGCTGGGACGCCCGCACCACGACGGGCAGTGACTTCGA
Above is a genomic segment from Streptomyces fodineus containing:
- a CDS encoding peroxiredoxin; the encoded protein is MAIQVGDKAPDFELKDNHGKTVKLSDFRGEKNVVLLFYPFAFTGVCTGELCELRDNLPKFADRETQVLAVSNDSIHTLRVFAEQEGLEYPLLSDFWPHGNVSRAYGVFDEDKGCAVRGTFVVDKEGVVRWTVINGLPDARDLNDYVKALDTL
- a CDS encoding DUF3052 domain-containing protein, translated to MSATADHAEERTNPAARLGFQPGQVVQEIGYDDDVDQEFREAIEEAIEGDLMDEDYDDVADAVVLWFRDDDGDLTDALVDGTTYIEEGGAILLLTPKTGRAGYVEPSDIQDAAKTAGLTAAKSVSVGKDWSGSRLATPKATKPKK